The Zingiber officinale cultivar Zhangliang chromosome 9A, Zo_v1.1, whole genome shotgun sequence genome window below encodes:
- the LOC122021478 gene encoding E3 ubiquitin-protein ligase UPL4-like isoform X2, producing the protein MDRDQKSTDCDEELTVDRQDCSSSDNHSSSSSSSSSDSKSQDLVSDGDGESSDHELPGYDPFNFNGVDEYVLMRRMHKVVLALAADGSEESAQLATLSELCEVLSAMEYATQGYRLKALVQPLVNLASKDGNPKILLQAVRALTYLCDVRPSIAEEIVRHGAIPVLCGKLLAIEYLDVAEQCLEALEKLSKEQPVACLQAGTVNAVLTYIDFLPSNIQQVAVTTITNICKKLPPDCSSIIMEAVPKLCSLLQYENVKLVETVSLCLEWIVFSVRHSPNFMDELFKHGVLQKSLELLANDNHKSLSSSTFSGLMGVLTRLAFSSKLAVRTLFELSISKTLSSILIGSDVSDNSAVVSTEDVQNSQVFKALKLANLLIPPREGNVPNNQNMQAEEKILMDESNFLFKFSLEFLPASIQVVNNGANDCVCYACLSIIKRIARYSTPDMLLESIKDINISSFLAGLLARKDIHLLTSTMEIVEILMQKLPGVFLSSFVKEGVFYAINMLLMQEESTASAQHSDDKIHARDVSRCLCYVFFSSSIYPYEVRPCMLKEDAVQNLVKHIKNCYHLANGVANSDMSCTKTLQHLKTLCSALSDSGDKQLNDVGDLQYSTQILDEVMREISQGEPLSTFEFVESGIARSLAHYLCNDKYLLGIHDIGLSDHILTVLKKFQIFASICLSKPSQSCMETILLFLVKKLLNALSSLDSFPVLKSQMFKPRDSYTDIPRTRFTKNPCLKVRFVRDKEESNLMDFDKILSVDISCSLVEVVEAYLWPKVSNQHILPTVTVDNHISKPDFTASRLQNASERSRIETHNNISYGTSVSNSSEVIRSEEGQLLPAEISKKLSSDTDIAQGRMTIVSPSVANTKPRLSFSLRGKQLDRSNTLYQAVLEDQISSKVVTIVGSKFWDQVYVFTYKIAEEEKTDKNHKLDSVSKSNFFLNKLGFSWQKLPFFPTKLQAEFPSNIDRANSSYDFLFMWKILEGLNRFSLELLTDERIGAFAEGRIDNFDDLKLIASSVPEVEFVSSKLTDKLEQQMRDNLVLQTGCFPSWCSQLMNACPFLFSFEARLKYFYLTAFGSLRNQRSNMLHSGSSCSNSSSEWHSYSSSPPRKKFKVDRNSILECAAKMMKLHAQSKGSLEVEYEEEVGTGLGPTMEFYTLISREFQKAGLGMWREDHCSCKSSTRGDSSFLFAPCGLFPRPWSRTRSDPFEFSDVKEKFLLLGMLVARAIKDGRMLDIPLSRAFYKIMLEQELNICDIQSFDPELGRILLEFRALANRKKFVESVSGESNTVPSKLYYRNMSVEDLSLDFTLPGYPYYELASESVKMVNIDNLEEYVALVVDATIGSGVARQINAFKCGFNEVFPLKYLQMFTEDDLEGLLCGEQDAWKLSELVDHIKFDHGYNASSPTAIDLLDIIQEFDYDQRRAFLQFVTGAPRLAHGGLAALNPKLTHSDFGADLGLPSVMTCANYLKLPQYSSKDIMRERLLYAISEGQGSFHLS; encoded by the exons ATGGATCGTGATCAGAAGAGCACGGATTGTGATGAAGAACTCACAGTGGATAGGCAGGATTGCAGTTCCTCAGACAACcactcctcctcttcctcttcctcttcctccgacTCGAAATCCCAGGACCTGGTCTCGGACGGCGACGGCGAGTCGTCGGACCATGAGTTGCCCGGTTATGATCCGTTCAACTTCAATGGCGTGGATGAGTATGTCTTGATGCGGAGGATGCACAAGGTCGTCCTTGCCCTCGCCGCTGATGGATCGGAGGAATCCGCGCAACTGGCCACCCTGTCCGAGCTTTGCGAGGTTCTCTCCGCCATGGAGTACGCCACGCAGGGCTACCGCTTGAAGGcgctcgtgcagcctctagtgaATCTTGCTTCCAAGGATGGCAACCCCAAGATCCTGCTTCAGGCTGTAAGAGCGCTAACTTATCTCTGCGACGTGAGGCCGTCGATAGCCGAAGAAATCGTGCGGCATGGCGCAATTCCTGTCCTCTGTGGAAAGCTTTTAGCTATCGAATACTTGGACGTTGCTGAGCAG TGTCTCGAAGCATTGGAGAAGCTTTCGAAGGAACAACCTGTTGCATGTTTACAAGCGGGAACTGTTAATGCGGTCTTAACTTATATCGATTTCCTTCCATCTAATATTCAG CAAGTTGCGGTTACAACAATAACTAATATATGCAAGAAACTTCCGCCTGATTGCTCATCAATTATAATGGAAGCAGTCCCTAAGTTATGCAGTCTTCTCCAGTATGAGAACGTGAAG CTGGTTGAAACTGTTTCTTTGTGTCTGGAATGGATAGTTTTCTCTGTTCGCCATTCCCCTAACTTTATGGATGAACTGTTCAAACATGGGGTGCTACAGAAGTCCTTGGAATTGTTAGCTAATGATAATCACAAGTCACTTAGCAGCTCGACCTTTTCC GGTTTAATGGGTGTTCTTACCAGACTCGCTTTTTCTTCTAAGCTAGCTGTTAGGACCCTATTTGAGCTTAGTATCAGCAAAACTTTGAGCAGCATCTTAATCGGTTCTGACGTGTCAGATAACTCTGCGGTTGTTTCTACTGAAGATGTGCAAAATAGTCAG GTATTTAAAGCATTAAAGTTAGCTAACCTGCTAATTCCTCCAAGAGAGGGAAATGTTCCAAACAATCAAAACATGCAAGCTGAGGAGAAGATTTTAATGGATGAATCCAATTTCTTGTTTAAATTCTCTTTGGAATTTCTTCCAGCTTCCATCCAG GTTGTGAACAATGGTGCAAATGATTGTGTATGCTATGCCTGTCTTTCCATCATAAAACGTATTGCCCGTTATAGCACGCCTGATATGCTTTTGGAATCAATCAAAGATATAAATATCTCAAG TTTTTTGGCAGGGCTGTTGGCCAGAAAAGATATACATCTACTAACTTCTACAATGGAGATTGTTGAGATTCTGATGCAAAAACTTCCCGGTGTTTTCTTAAGCTCTTTTGTCAAGGAAGGAGTATTTTATGCTATCAACATGCTTTTAATGCAAGAAGAATCCACAGCATCTGCACAACACTCAGATGACAAAATACATGCCAGAGATGTTTCCAGATGCCTGTGCTATGTGTTTTTTTCATCTAGCATTTACCCTTATGAAGTAAGACCGTGCATGCTGAAAGAGGATGCTGTTCAAAATTTGGTAAAGCACATAAAAAATTGCTACCATTTGGCCAATGGAGTAGCCAACTCTGACATGTCATGTACTAAAACTCTTCAACATCTCAAGACTTTGTGCAGTGCGCTAAGTGATAGTGGGGACAAACAATTAAATGATGTTGGTGACCTTCAATATTCGACTCAAATATTAGATGAAGTGATGAGAGAAATTTCTCAGGGAGAGCCTTTGTCAACTTTTGAGTTTGTTGAGAGTGGTATTGCTAGATCTCTGGCTCATTATTTATGCAATGACAAGTATCTGCTTGGAATTCATGATATTGGCTTATCAGATCACATTCTAACTGTGCTGAAGAAATTCCAAATATTTGCTTCAATTTGCTTGTCAAAGCCTAGTCAAAGTTGCATGGAAACTATTTTGCTTTTCTTAGTGAAGAAGCTGCTGAATGCATTGTCTTCGTTGGATAGCTTTCCTGTTCTTAAAAGCCAAATGTTTAAGCCAAGAGACAGTTACACAGATATCCCTCGTACACGATTCACTAAGAACCCTTGTCTAAAAGTTCGCTTTGTGCGTGATAAAGAAGAGTCAAATTTAATGGACTTTGATAAGATTCTAAGTGTTGATATTTCTTGTTCCTTAGTAGAAGTTGTAGAAGCATATCTCTGGCCTAAAGTTAGCAACCAGCATATACTTCCGACAGTGACAGTGGATAACCATATCAGCAAACCAGACTTCACAGCTTCAAGGTTACAGAATGCCTCAGAAAGGAGTCGTATAGAAACACACAATAACATCTCATATGGGACAAGTGTTTCAAATTCATCAGAG GTAATTAGAAGTGAAGAGGGACAACTTTTACCCGCAGAGATTAGCAAAAAATTGTCATCTG ACACGGATATTGCTCAAGGAAGAATGACAATAGTATCTCCAAGTGTTGCAAACACAAAGCCAAGATTATCTTTTAGCTTGAGAGGAAAACAACTTGACCGCTCTAACACCCTTTATCAAGCAGTTCTAGAGGATCAAATATCTTCAAAAGTTGTCACAATAGTGGGGTCAAAATTCTGGGATCAAGTTTACGTATTTACCTATAAAATAGCTGAAGAAGAAAAAACAGACAAAAACCACAAGCTTGATTCGgtttctaagtcaaatttcttcTTGAATAAGCTTGGGTTCTCATGGCAGAAACTTCCCTTTTTCCCTACCAAATTACAAGCTGAGTTTCCTTCTAACATTGATAGAGCGAATTCctcatatgattttttatttatgtgGAAAATATTGGAGGGCTTGAACCGCTTTTCATTGGAATTGTTGACTGATGAAAGAATTGGTGCATTTGCTGAGGGGAGAATAGATAACTTTGATGATTTGAAGTTGATAGCTTCTTCAGTTCCAGAAGTTGAGTTTGTGAGTAGCAAGCTAACTGATAAGTTGGAGCAGCAAATGAGAGACAATCTGGTATTACAAACTGGTTGTTTTCCATCATGGTGTAGCCAGTTAATGAATGCATgccctttcttattttcttttgaggCAAGATTGAAGTACTTCTACCTCACAGCATTTGGTTCTTTAAGAAATCAGCGCAGCAACATGCTACATTCAGGTAGCAGCTGCTCAAACTCCTCCAGCGAATGGCACTCTTATTCAAGTTCTCCCCCACGCAAGAAGTTTAAAGTTGACCGGAACAGCATCCTTGAATGTGCTGCAAAAATGATGAAATTACATGCTCAAAGTAAGGGCTCTCTTGAAGTAGAATATGAAGAGGAAGTTGGTACTGGTCTAGGTCCTACAATGGAGTTCTACACACTAATAAGTCGAGAATTTCAAAAGGCTGGATTGGGTATGTGGAGAGAGGATCACTGTTCCTGTAAAAGTAGCACTCGTGGtgattcttcatttttgtttgcTCCATGTGGACTGTTTCCTCGTCCATGGTCAAGAACAAGGTCAGATCCTTTTGAATTCTCAGATGTGAAGGAAAAGTTCCTCCTCCTCGGCATGCTGGTAGCCAGGGCAATTAAAGATGGGAGGATGTTGGATATACCACTTTCGAGAGCCTTCTATAAGATTATGCTCGAGCAG GAGCTTAATATATGTGATATCCAGTCATTTGACCCAGAACTCGGAAGGATTTTACTGGAGTTTCGAGCTCTTGCCAATAGGAAAAAGTTTGTTGAATCAGTTTCTGGAGAAAGTAACACGGTTCCATCAAAGTTATATTACAGGAACATGAGCGTAGAGGATCTCTCTCTTGATTTCACTCTTCCAGGCTACCCCTATTATGAACTTGCATCAGAGAGTGTAAAGATG GTGAATATTGACAACTTGGAAGAATATGTTGCGCTGGTGGTAGATGCAACAATTGGCAGTGGAGTTGCGAGACA